One stretch of Rosistilla oblonga DNA includes these proteins:
- the rpoB gene encoding DNA-directed RNA polymerase subunit beta — translation MATTTERRLEPENVRYFGSGREAFATPDLTALQTASYAAFLQADADSDKRKVQGLEAVLKEVFPVESYDGNISLEYLRYELGKPRYTSAECRQLRLSYGRPLRVWLRLNRDEPIEEEVFLGDLPIMMGGGEFIINGAERVVVSQMHRSPGIDFVMEAEGTSDRKLPSCRVIPERGSWVEVNITKKETLSVRIDQSGKFSALTLLRAMTPELSSDSDLLRAFYKTETLKTADGRSAAKLVDKIAVDDIIYPSGTARAGEIIVEAGNKISKEAAETISASGCKSVELMDAPKVPLIVNSLSEDNTSSHEEALLRIYQRLRPGNPPQLEKARTLFAEKFYDSNRYRLGRVGRFRINRKLNLNVSEDEMTLRPDDVIASISYLIALFDPDSGAEIDDIDHLGNRRLRTIDELASEELRKGFLKLRRTVQERMSLKDAEDMTPRSLVNPKSVSAAIDYFFGRGELSQVVDQTNPLSQLTHERRLSALGPGGLNRKRAGFEVRDVHISHYGRICPIETPEGTNIGLISSLAIYAGVDDYGFLVTPYRKVKDGKLTEDFVWLRADEENESFVAPADTEVKDLALVPGPNLIARFRSDFEIVQPEQVHYMDVAPSQMVGVSAGLIPFLEHDDANRALMGSNMQRQAVPLLVAEPPIVGTGMEREVAQNSAMLVRARRSGKVTYVDSMRIEIGSDHYVLKKYQGLNERTCLNQRPIVKLGERVEKDQIIADGAATHKGQLALGRNVLVGFMSFDGFNYEDAIIISENLVKADTYTSIHIEDFDVEIRETKLGREEFTRDIPNVSEKALRNLDENGIVQVGTYVKPGDILVGKVSPKSKTELTPEEKLLHAIFGRAGEDVKNDSLEVSSGVEGIVIDTQKFSRRMSLSEDERKLFEQELKQVESEGNAEISHTFTQMIEEMQAAIKTKFKDTDGSPLVGDQDPKYIAERASSFSVIRLLEQVKDPEQQNEIRTIYKSQWSNVEAAIDDRDRKLNSMKRGDELRSGVLQMVKVYVATKRVISVGDKMAGRHGNKGVISKILPQEDMPFLPDGTPIQIMLNPLGVPSRMNVGQILETHLGWAGAKLGFQAITPVFDGASEEDINDCLEEAGLPRHGKIRLRDGRTGDLLSQETTVGYIYMLKLHHLVDDKVHARSTGPYSLITQQPLGGKARFGGQRFGEMEVWALEAYGAAYILQELLTVKSDDVEGRTKIYESMVKGENTLEAGTPASFDVLTNEIRGLALNMQLEKRPV, via the coding sequence ATGGCTACCACCACCGAGCGCCGATTGGAACCTGAGAATGTCCGTTATTTTGGCTCGGGCCGCGAAGCATTCGCGACTCCCGACCTGACGGCTCTGCAGACCGCTAGCTATGCGGCATTTTTGCAGGCCGACGCGGATTCCGATAAACGCAAGGTTCAAGGCCTTGAGGCTGTTCTGAAGGAAGTTTTCCCCGTCGAAAGCTACGATGGCAACATCTCGCTGGAATATCTTCGCTACGAACTTGGCAAGCCACGCTACACATCGGCCGAATGCCGCCAATTGCGACTCTCCTACGGTCGTCCTTTGCGAGTTTGGTTGCGTCTGAACCGCGACGAACCGATCGAAGAAGAGGTATTCCTGGGCGACCTGCCGATCATGATGGGCGGTGGTGAATTCATCATCAACGGTGCCGAGCGTGTTGTCGTCAGCCAGATGCACCGCTCCCCCGGTATCGACTTTGTGATGGAAGCCGAAGGGACCAGCGACCGCAAGCTGCCGAGCTGCCGCGTGATCCCCGAACGCGGAAGCTGGGTCGAAGTCAATATCACGAAGAAGGAAACGCTGAGCGTTCGGATCGATCAGAGCGGTAAGTTCAGCGCACTGACGCTGCTCCGCGCTATGACTCCCGAACTCTCCTCGGATTCGGACCTGCTGCGAGCGTTCTACAAAACCGAAACACTGAAGACCGCCGATGGTCGCTCGGCAGCCAAGCTTGTCGATAAGATCGCCGTCGACGACATCATCTACCCAAGTGGCACCGCCCGAGCTGGCGAGATCATCGTCGAAGCCGGTAACAAGATCAGCAAAGAAGCGGCAGAGACGATCAGCGCCAGCGGCTGCAAGTCGGTCGAACTGATGGACGCGCCGAAGGTCCCATTGATCGTCAACTCGCTCAGCGAAGACAACACCAGCAGTCACGAAGAAGCGTTGCTGCGAATCTACCAACGTCTGCGTCCGGGCAACCCGCCGCAGCTGGAGAAGGCTCGCACGCTGTTCGCCGAAAAGTTCTACGACTCCAACCGCTACCGTCTAGGCCGCGTCGGACGTTTCCGTATCAACCGCAAATTAAATCTGAACGTCTCCGAAGACGAGATGACGTTGCGTCCGGACGACGTGATCGCATCGATCTCGTACCTGATCGCATTGTTCGATCCAGACAGCGGAGCCGAGATCGACGATATCGATCACCTGGGCAACCGACGTCTGCGAACGATCGACGAATTGGCGTCGGAAGAACTCCGCAAGGGCTTCCTGAAGCTGCGTCGTACGGTTCAAGAGCGAATGAGCCTGAAGGACGCCGAGGACATGACGCCTCGCTCGTTGGTTAACCCCAAGAGCGTCAGCGCTGCGATCGATTACTTCTTCGGCCGCGGTGAACTCTCGCAGGTCGTCGATCAAACGAACCCGTTGAGCCAGTTGACGCACGAACGCCGTCTGTCCGCTCTGGGCCCCGGTGGTTTGAATCGTAAACGTGCGGGCTTTGAAGTTCGCGATGTTCACATTTCGCACTACGGCCGGATCTGCCCGATCGAGACTCCTGAAGGTACAAACATTGGTCTGATCAGCTCGTTGGCGATCTACGCCGGTGTGGATGACTACGGATTTTTGGTGACGCCGTACCGCAAGGTGAAAGACGGTAAGCTGACCGAAGATTTTGTCTGGCTGCGAGCCGACGAGGAGAACGAATCCTTTGTCGCTCCCGCCGATACCGAAGTCAAAGACTTGGCACTGGTTCCCGGTCCCAACTTGATCGCTCGTTTCCGCAGCGACTTTGAGATCGTCCAACCCGAGCAGGTCCACTACATGGACGTTGCACCGAGCCAGATGGTCGGTGTTTCGGCCGGTTTGATTCCGTTCCTCGAGCACGATGATGCGAACCGCGCGTTGATGGGTTCGAATATGCAGCGGCAAGCTGTGCCGCTGTTGGTCGCCGAACCGCCGATCGTCGGTACCGGCATGGAGCGCGAAGTTGCACAGAACAGTGCGATGTTGGTTCGCGCCCGCCGCTCGGGTAAGGTCACCTACGTCGACTCGATGCGAATCGAAATCGGCTCTGACCACTACGTATTAAAGAAGTACCAAGGTCTGAACGAACGAACCTGCTTGAACCAGCGACCGATCGTCAAGCTGGGCGAGCGTGTCGAGAAGGACCAGATCATCGCCGATGGTGCTGCGACCCATAAGGGTCAATTGGCTCTCGGACGTAACGTGTTGGTCGGCTTTATGTCGTTCGACGGGTTCAATTACGAAGATGCGATCATCATCTCCGAGAACTTGGTCAAAGCCGACACGTACACTTCGATCCACATCGAAGACTTCGACGTCGAGATTCGCGAGACCAAACTGGGACGCGAAGAATTCACTCGCGACATTCCCAACGTCTCCGAGAAGGCGTTGCGCAACTTGGACGAAAACGGGATCGTACAAGTCGGAACGTATGTCAAACCGGGCGACATCCTGGTCGGTAAAGTCTCGCCCAAGAGCAAGACCGAACTGACTCCGGAAGAAAAACTGTTGCACGCGATCTTCGGTCGTGCCGGTGAAGACGTGAAGAACGATTCGCTGGAAGTCTCCTCGGGCGTCGAAGGTATCGTGATCGATACCCAGAAGTTCAGCCGCCGGATGAGTCTGTCCGAAGACGAGCGAAAGCTTTTTGAACAAGAGCTCAAGCAGGTCGAAAGCGAAGGCAATGCGGAGATTTCGCACACCTTTACGCAGATGATCGAAGAGATGCAGGCCGCGATCAAGACGAAGTTCAAGGATACCGACGGTTCACCTTTGGTGGGCGATCAGGATCCGAAGTACATCGCCGAACGCGCCAGTTCGTTCAGCGTGATCCGCTTGCTGGAACAGGTCAAAGACCCGGAACAGCAAAACGAAATCCGTACGATCTACAAATCGCAATGGTCCAACGTGGAAGCCGCGATCGACGACCGCGACCGCAAGCTGAACAGCATGAAGCGTGGCGATGAACTTCGCAGCGGCGTGTTGCAGATGGTCAAGGTCTACGTCGCCACCAAGCGAGTGATCAGCGTCGGCGATAAGATGGCTGGTCGCCACGGTAACAAGGGTGTGATCTCCAAGATCTTGCCTCAAGAGGATATGCCGTTCCTGCCCGATGGAACTCCGATCCAGATCATGCTCAATCCGCTGGGTGTACCTAGCCGTATGAACGTGGGACAGATTTTGGAAACCCACCTCGGTTGGGCGGGTGCGAAGCTCGGCTTCCAAGCGATCACGCCCGTCTTCGACGGTGCGAGCGAAGAGGACATCAACGACTGCTTGGAAGAAGCGGGATTGCCACGGCACGGTAAGATTCGGCTTCGCGATGGACGTACCGGCGATCTGCTGTCGCAGGAAACGACTGTCGGTTACATCTACATGCTGAAACTGCACCACTTGGTCGACGACAAGGTCCACGCTCGCAGCACCGGTCCTTATTCGTTGATCACACAGCAACCGTTGGGTGGTAAAGCACGGTTCGGTGGCCAGCGTTTCGGAGAGATGGAAGTTTGGGCGTTGGAAGCTTATGGCGCCGCTTACATCCTGCAGGAATTGCTGACGGTTAAGAGCGACGATGTCGAAGGTCGAACCAAGATCTACGAATCGATGGTCAAGGGTGAAAACACCCTGGAAGCGGGCACGCCAGCCAGTTTCGACGTTTTGACCAACGAGATTCGCGGCTTGGCCCTCAACATGCAGCTTGAGAAGCGTCCGGTCTAA